From the genome of Symphalangus syndactylus isolate Jambi chromosome 5, NHGRI_mSymSyn1-v2.1_pri, whole genome shotgun sequence, one region includes:
- the RAMAC gene encoding RNA guanine-N7 methyltransferase activating subunit: protein MTDTAEAVPNFEEMFASRFTENDKEYQEYLKRPPESPPIVEEWNSRAGGNQRNRGNRLQDNRQFRGRDNRWGWPSDNRSNQWHGRSWGNNYPQHRQEPYYPQQYGHYGYNQRPPYGYY from the exons ATGACTGACACTGCCGAAGCTGTTCCAAATTTTGAAGAGATGTTTGCTAGTAGATTCACAGAAAATGACAAGGAGTATCAGGAATACCTGAAACGCCCTCCTGAGTCTCCTCCAATTGTTGAGGAATGGAATAGCAGAGCTGGTGGGAACCAAAGAAACAGAGGCAATCG GTTGCAAGACAACAGACAATTCAGAGGCAGGGACAACAGATGGGGGTGGCCAAGTGACAATCGATCCAATCAGTGGCATGGACGATCCTGGGGTAACAATTACCCGCAACACAGACAAGAACCTTACTATCCCCAGCAGTATGGACATTATGGTTACAACCAGCGGCCTCCTTACGGTTACTACTGA